In one Rhopalosiphum padi isolate XX-2018 chromosome 3, ASM2088224v1, whole genome shotgun sequence genomic region, the following are encoded:
- the LOC132927533 gene encoding uncharacterized protein LOC132927533, with the protein MELSKETGEPMEVDEITDSPSIVHNNHINKKKQSKSRISTPGPNAIKNNRSNKRHKNDNTRSDTLKSLELHIPPSSKLTTPKFNFNSTNNRILRSGGRKDNYNIKDAIFKVPFEHGWKRELVYRTSGESAVVTRANKSGDVYYYSPNGQKLRSLREIQEQLDISSDKTSLTIDCFTFLTQPIGMNDQSKEVIIDADFKRLRDDTTVGVAVQPKKSKTPKQRPPFDCELTGDGNKKSASKVKKVFKNAKTSSGSRSKKELTTPKLNVPYIAPPKNRMVQSAVIDIDSLITDSIFKIPFEHGWKRELVYKTSGEFTVDTRANGSGDVFYYSPNGLKLRSLQEIQEQLDISSDKTSLTIDCFTFLAQPIFVYDKSKEQIKVVNLNLYKHDTSVGGAVQPKKSKTPKQRPPFDCELTGDGNKKSASKVKKVFKNAKTSSGSRSKKDLTTPKLNVSYIDPPINRMVQYAVIDIDSLITDSIFKIPFKHGWKRDLVYKTSGESAVDNQANRSGDVYYYSPNGQKLRSLQEIQEHLDISSDKTSLTIDCFTFLAQPIFLNDEHRERIRDASFKLFKDETIDDDAVLLQISKTLDQRPPLNNELTDDGNKKSAS; encoded by the exons atggaACTTAGTAAAGAAACAGGTGAACCTATGGAAGTAGACGAGATAACTGACAGTCCATCCattgttcataataatcatattaacaaAAAGAAACAATCTAAATCAAGAA tatcaaCACCAGGACCTAATGCTATAAAGAATAATCGGAGTAATAAGAGGCATAAGAATGACAACACACGCAGTGATACCTTAAAATCTTTGGAATTACATATTCCTCCTTCTTCAA aacTTACTActcctaaatttaattttaattctactaACAATAGAATACTCCGTAGTGGTGGCAgaaaagataattataatatcaaagatGCCATTTTTAAAGTCCCATTTGAGCAtg gaTGGAAAAGAGAATTAGTATACAGAACATCAGGTGAATCTGCTGTTGTTACTCGGGCCAATAAAAGTGgtgatgtatactattattctcCAAATGGTCAGAAACTACGATCATTACGAGAAATTCAGGAACAATTGGATATTTCATCTGATAAAACTTCTCTTACTATAGactgttttacttttttaactCAACCAATTGGCATGAATGATCAATCAAAAGAAGTGATCATAGATGCCGATTTCAAAAGATTAAGG gatGACACTACTGTTGGTGTTGCAGTTCAACCTAAAAAGTCTAAAACACCTAAACAGCGCCCACCATTTGATTGTGAATTGACAGGTGATGGAAACAAAAAGTCTGCTAGTAAAGTGaaaaaggtttttaaaaatGCGAAGACTTCCTCAGGATCAAGATCCaaaaaag aacTTACTACTCCTAAATTGAATGTTCCATATATCGCTCCTCCTAAAAATAGAATGGTCCAAAGTGCAGTAATAGATATTGATTCCCTGATCActgattctatttttaaaattccattTGAGCAtg gaTGGAAACGAGAATTAGTATACAAAACATCAGGTGAATTTACTGTTGATACTCGGGCGAATGGAAGTGGTGATGTATTCTATTATTCTCCAAATGGCCTGAAACTACGATCATTACAAGAAATTCAGGAACAATTGGATATTTCATCCGATAAAACTTCTCTTACTATAGactgttttacttttttagcaCAACCAATTTTCGTGTATGATAAATCAAAAGAACAAATCAaagttgtaaatttaaatttatataag catGACACTAGTGTTGGTGGTGCTGTTCAacctaaaaaatctaaaacaccTAAACAGCGCCCACCATTTGATTGTGAATTGACAGGTGATGGAAACAAAAAGTCTGCTAGTAAAGTGaaaaaggtttttaaaaatGCGAAGACTTCCTCAGGATCAAGATCCaaaaaag atcTTACTACTCCTAAATTGAATGTTTCATATATCGATCCTCCTATAAATAGAATGGTCCAATATGCAGTAATAGATATTGATTCCCTGATCActgattctatttttaaaattccattTAAGCAtg gaTGGAAACGAGATTTAGTATACAAAACATCAGGTGAATCTGCTGTTGATAATCAGGCCAATAGAAGTGgtgatgtatactattattctcCAAATGGCCAGAAACTACGATCATTACAAGAAATTCAGGAACACTTGGATATTTCATCCGATAAAACTTCTCTAACTATAGactgttttacttttttagcaCAACCAATTTTCTTGAATGATGAACATAGAGAACGAATCAGAGATGCaagtttcaaattatttaag gatgAGACTATTGATGATGATGCTGTTCTACTTCAAATATCTAAAACACTTGATCAGCGCCCaccattaaataatgaattgacAGATGATGGGAACAAAAAATCTGCTAGTTAA